TTTGTAGGATGGAGAGCCAGCTGAGCGACAAGGGAATGGCCCCACAAagtccaaaggaggagagtccagCGCCTGCCCCGTTCTGTCAAGGCACCTTGCAGCCAAATATGTTATACTGGCATGAGAACAAACATCTTTGTAATACAATTTCATTGAGAAACTAGAAAAAGAGGTTTAGGGACAGGTACAGCACAATCCAAGGGACAGGCAGATTGTAATGTGTGGTGTGTTGCAAAAGAAAAGATACAACAAAGTACAATCTTGCCTTTGTTGCTCCAAACGCACCAACTCCCACCTTGGATTTGTCTTCTGGAACGCTCCTCTTCCAAAACCAGCATGGATTCCAGACACTTGTTTTGGGGCTCCAAAATGTCACCCTTACACTGCGAAGTAAGTTTCGACACCGTAACAGTAGTCCAAAAGCAAGTGGGCCCAAGGAAGCGTATaataaaaaggaatggaaatgggTCCCCCGCTGAAAGAAGAGACACAACAAAACCCCAACAGCTGACTCGGCTGGAGTCCTTTCTGAAGGGCTGCCTTTCGCGCTCAACAGGCTTAGGGCAGCTGACCACACAGACGGAAAGGACCACAACCGGAGAATCGGCCCAAGAAAGGACTCCTTAAGAGCCAGCCTGAAACAAGGCCGCAAGACGTGGCTCTGGGTTCAGCCCCTTGTCCTTCCCAAAGGTCACCCTGGAAGGGCTCAGCTGGCCCCCAAGTGTGCCATGTGCCAGGGGGAAAGGAGGCCCTCGGGGTCCAAAGACAAGCCTTGCACGCAGCCTTGTTAACTGGCACCATTGGACAGTCGCTTTGCAATGGCAGGGCCTCCGGGACAGGGCCTCCTTGCAGCTGGGGGCGCTCCTCTGGGGCCCTCCTCCAGAGACCCagggccccctccctcctggagcTGCCTTGGCCTGGGCTTCATAGTTGACTAtatggctgcctccacactggaggaataacccgctTTGACTCTCGTCTGGCTCAGGGCGAtggctctggaccccacaacaaactccaactcccagaatgccatcgccCTGAGCCAGACAAGAGTCAAAGCGGGGCCTGGACCATCCCCCGCTGGCCTCCTCGCTCCGGGGCCTGGACTCCACTTCCCATCAGCCCCCGGGGCTCCTGAGTGGGTACCTGTAGTAGCTGAGGAGGCCGTTGCTGAGGACGAACCAGCGGCGCTGGTAGCCCTTCAAGTAGTTGGTCCACTTGAAGAGCCAGCCCTTGTAGGTGTCGAGCGGGGCGGCGGGCGGGGGCCCCGGGGAGTCCAGCGCCGCCAGGCTCATGGCGCCCGGCGGGCGGAGGCAGCGGGGCGGCGGGGGCTCCTGCTTGCAGGCCAGGCAGGGGACGACGGCGCCGCCGAGCAGGGCCACCAGCCCCCGGGTGCTGGCGCTACACAGCGGCCCGGCCGCCTTCCCCATCAACGCCTTCCCCCGGCGGCTGcggctgctgcctcctcctgctgctgctcgcCTCGCCGCTTCCGGCAGGGCGGGGCCAGGGGAGGGCCCATGACGTCCCTCCTCGCTCCGCCTCCAGAGGGAGGGGCGCACGCCTCACCGCCGGGGGAGACTGGCTCCTAGTCACGTGTCCCGAGCGCAGACCCCCGCCCCCTCCTCCTGTTCTCAGGGGCGGAGCTGAGGAAAGGGCGGGAAGCGGCAGGGCTTGCTGGGCAGGTGGAGCAGGAGGGCGGCCATTTTGAGCCACTGGCGCCAAAACGTTCTCCCCCTCAGGGCTTTCGAGGGCAGAGCCAGCCATCTTTTCTGTCTGTTTTCAAGGAAAAAAGGCTCCCCTCAGCAATACTGTGAAGCACCCAAAGCCCTTGGAATGGAAAatcaaaggctttaatggccagcagcatccataggggtttttttgggctgtgtggccatgttctagaagagtttattgctgctGTTTCGCCAGGCACCgatgcaggaataaactctgcatctaaaacatggccacagagcccccagaACCCTTGGAATGGCATAACCCAGAAGGAAAGGCCACTTGCGGCCACCTAAGAGAGCCCAGAGAGACCCTTTGCCAGGCTTTTAGTGGTGCCCTCCCACAAAGCACCACACAAGCATTTGAGGACATGGGTGGCAACAGAGTCACACTTGTCACCTCCAGCCATATTTGACCACACATGCTCTCTGTCACTTTGCCACCCAGCAAACacaggctgcatccccactgcagagtTAACCCGGGTTGACACCACTCTGCAGATTTGTTGTCTTGTGAGCAACCAAGCCTTCCCTTTCAGAGAACTCTGAGACTACAACAAAcgacacctcccagaattccatagcaccagGCCATTCCAAAGTGGTGTCACACGGCATGATTTCTGCAGGGCCAATGCAGCCAGAAGAGGCCAACCTTCCCACTAAAGTCCAGCAGCCACCAAATAGGCCATGTTCCCCCCATATCCAGCTGTGAGGgcggtgggacagagagaaggccttcttcagAAGATGGACCAGCATCCGGGGGGAATATGGGGCTTCCGCTAAGCTGGACCCACCGCCCTGAGGACAAGTcctccacactctctcagccacaaccAACCAGTCACAAATAGGAAAGGATAGGCTATGGAGCACTGAAGGATGGTAAAGCCCTCTGGCCACCGACAATGCTCCAACTAAAGGGACAAGAGTGCTTTTTCTCCTTCCAGAATAACAAGAAGGCCTTTCTCCAACTTTAATCCTCTTTGCCTAAGGAGACGACAAGTCTTAGGGACAGCTAGTGGGAAAACACAGTCACTTCCAGGCCACGGGGGGCCGCCTTTCGACGCTGTTCCTCAGGTGCCAGTGCCAGTTGGGTCTTGCGCCtgctctttttccccccagtctAGAAACGACCTTTGTACTTCCACAACCGGAAAGGTCACCCGGCTCTGCTTCATGGCGGCTCTCTGGTCAATTTGCTCCAGCATGAGCTGGTAGTGGTGAAACTCCTTCTTCCAGCGGTCCATCTTCTTCTGTTGGTCGTGCAGAAACTTCTTTTTCATCTGGTCaaacatgctgccaactttctttttgCTGGCTTCAATgtgcttgagctgggaaagaggagCAAGAGAAAAACACGGTTAGACTCTGAAGGAACAGACCTCTGTGgatgcctgcatctgtggctaagGAATCCGTGGCTACTGAGGGCCAAGCGCATACGGCAAGAGCTGGCATGGAGTCAGGCTCTGAGCGCTGGCTAGCAAGACGCAGTCTCTCCGCCTTGAAAGAAGGCGAAAGTCAGTTTTAGCAAGAAGAGCTGTTCTTAGGGCCCGCGAGGGCCGGGGAGGGAAGAGGCCTAGGCCTGAGGAGCGGAGAGGGCAGGGGCCTTACCTTGATCTCCTGCACCCGCTGGACACTGGTGTTGTCCTGGATGATCACCTTCGACAGGTGGCTCTTGGGCAGAAACCTCCGCAGGGCACTTTCGCCGCTGTTGAACAAACTGAAAGAGAGGGACGTTGGCTGGTGAGGGGGACAGAccccaattcccagaataccatagccttgagccagacaggAGTGAAAGCGGGGCCAAAGCGGGTTCCGTCTCCGGTGTGGATGGAGCCAGGGATGCCTGTCTGGGGCCAACCCAAAAGCAGAGCAGACAAGCTTCCCTTCGATGGAGGGAATGGAAAGGAAGCAGCGCTCACGACGCTAAGGGCAGCTGGCCCAGAAGGGGTCGAGGGCGAAGGCAGGCCAGAGCCTTCCCTTGAAGTCCCTGGAAGTCCGCTCCCTTGGGCCAATCGGGGTCTACTCTCCACAAATCTAGGGAAGGGGAGGACTCTGCACGTGCTCAGAGGCCCGTGCCCTtgggcttcctcctcctcggagCCACCAGGGAGGCGGGGGCCGGGGGGGGGTCTCCTACCTGAAGAGCACCAGCTCGGGCTGGACCCGGGGCTGAAAGGAGGTGACGATGGGGCGGCGGCCTTCGGCGGggcgggcctcctcctcctcctcctcctcctccgccgccgccgccgccgccgccgccgccttggCCTCCATCGCagcgccccctcctcctcctcctccctggccgcCAGCGGATCACAATGGCCGCCCGGCCCAGGGTTGCCTTGCCAACGCCTCGGAACGCCTCCCCCCCCTCCGAGCCCTTGTCCTGCGGTTGGAGTCAGGGAGGCCCCGGAGGCGGAGGCGGGGAAGCCTGGCCCTCAAGGAGGCCCCGCCGGGTGGGGTTGGCCAGgaatgggcacacacacacacacccccccccggGCAAAAGGCTCCAAGTGGAAGCGACCCTCCCTAGGCTGGATTGAGAGGCTACACAGGAAGCACTGCAACGCCTTGCCCCGAGGGGGGCCATAGGAGAGCCTTGCCCAGAGGGaacattggggaagacttgcccatagagaatcattggggaagacttgcccatagggaaacatggggtaagacctgcccatagggaagcattggagaagacttgcccatagggaagcattggggattCCTTGCCCATAAGAAAGATAGGGTCAAGCAttccatgtttccctatgggcaagtattctgccATGATTCTCTGTAGGCAAGTACGCTTTCCCTATGGACAAATCCTGTCATTTGTTTTCGTGGGTCCCCATCCACACAGCAAGGAGTGCCTGGCTGGAgcctgcttgaactgccctggcttctCCCTGCTCTGGCATTCTggccatgggggtttcttggggcACCAAAGGTTACTCAGCCTGTACCAAAGGTGCCCCCACAACCCCCCATGGGTGCtctctgccatgtggatgcagatGCAGAATCCCAGCCCCATAGCCCAGAGTGGGAGGAACCTCCAGCCCAGAGGCAGTCTACCTTGCAACCCAGAGGCCCCCAAGAGCACCACAAGGAAGAGGGCAGGCccctgtgggtgggtggggggtggccagaggtcctcctttcccaggacatggtCAGCACccccaccttctctccaggaggaagtcCCAAAGGTCCCTCCATATTGAGCAGGGCAAAGCAGCAGGCCTTTACATGTCTAGCTTTTCCTTGGGAAGGTCCTCCCCTTCTCTGGCATGTCCACCACTTTGGGGACACCTGGTCCTCCTTGGCAGGTAGGAGGACGCCTgggaggaaccccccccccagacaTCACAGGGCCTGGGAAGCTGCCCAAAGGGTGTGCTTAGGATCCTCCATGgcggttttgcccattccttcctctaaacTAACACctgcagcacctgggattcctcagcagtctcccttccaaggcctaactagggttgaccctgcttagctcccaagatcaggtATCTTTGGGAGTCTCTAGGCCTTGCCCTATgttgtgtgtctatatgtgtgcTTCCCAGTCCCCTCTTGATCTCTGGCAGCCTCAGGGGCCTTCCCAGGGTCTTCTTGGGCAAGGGGTCCTCAGAGGTGCTTTGGTCGGTTGCATCCTCAGAAAGAGACCCTAGCAGTGGCTGGTATCCCCCAGCAATCTCtcatccagggctgaccctgtttgaCTGGCACCTTTAGGGCATTTGCCTTGTAAATGGGTAGaaactggctgggggattctgggtgttgtcaTCCAGCCAAGTCACTTCTCCATGTATTCAAGTAGGCGTCTtctgctctcagccccagagctGCAACCCTTCCGCAACCcccagcctcccttttccctAGACCAACCATTCAAGATCCCTGCAAGACCAGTCtggcccttcctttcctttccattccagactggagggagggagggagtcatGGGAGGACTGGGTTGTCCCTCACTGCCACCTGTCTGTCCTCCCTGCCACAGGAACTCCTCACATACTTCCATTTTGCACAAAACAGGAGACTTGGAGGGATGTGAAGCACCTGCGGGGTcaagtccaaaaaagaaaagaaaaaaagaaaaaaaaagggtgaGGTTCGGCCTTTGCATCCAGTCCTCCTGTCTGGGGAGGGCAAGCTGGCACTGGAGTTTCTGACACACAACCCACTGGTCTTGGCTGGGTCACTGGGGCAAGAGAGTGCAGCACCTTCCATGGCTCCTGTCCAGTTCAGACCAAAGTCCACAATGGATTCGCCCACCGCACCGACACGCAGTCTCACCCCTGTTCGTTGGTTGCAAAGAGCAGCTACTCCTGGTCACCCatgtcttctctttctcctgcttttAGACATTATCAAAAGACCACACCTATGATGTTGAAGGCAAAACCTTACTGAAGAAGTGCGACCGAGGGCTACAGTAAATGCCCGTGCTTTGGGGCGTAGCATCTGTCCAGGTATTGCCAAAGGGGGCATAGTAAACAAAGCGGCACGCCATGgtgagactgaggctgcatccacactggagaaataacccagtttgctCCCCtcagggccccacaacaaactgcaacttCCACAATTCCAGTGCCGacccgggttatttctccagtgtggatgcagcctaat
This genomic interval from Sceloporus undulatus isolate JIND9_A2432 ecotype Alabama chromosome 10, SceUnd_v1.1, whole genome shotgun sequence contains the following:
- the C10H5orf52 gene encoding uncharacterized protein C5orf52 homolog, with the translated sequence MACRFVYYAPFGNTWTDATPQSTGIYCSPRSHFFSASHPSKSPVLCKMEVCEEFLWEEEEEEARPAEGRRPIVTSFQPRVQPELVLFSLFNSGESALRRFLPKSHLSKVIIQDNTSVQRVQEIKLKHIEASKKKVGSMFDQMKKKFLHDQQKKMDRWKKEFHHYQLMLEQIDQRAAMKQSRVTFPVVEVQRSFLDWGEKEQAQDPTGTGT